One window of the Benincasa hispida cultivar B227 chromosome 3, ASM972705v1, whole genome shotgun sequence genome contains the following:
- the LOC120074723 gene encoding uncharacterized protein LOC120074723 has translation MEAFLQGQDLWDLVSSDDSIPKYTLENAETRRKWKVQCDKTLFALRTSIRKEYIKHVYDREFSKESWDTLERLFTQKNTTRLQYLENKLARTTRGWVNQPSIVELENLLSNLEALMKQMLGNNKKSHPKGSPRENCRDVLGAASWETSNLIVG, from the exons ATGGAAGCTTTTCTTCAAGGACAAGATTTGTGGGATCTTGTTTCCAGTGACGATTCAATTCCAAAATATACTTTGGAGAATGCTGAGACACGAAGGAAGTGGAAGGTCCAATGTGACAAAACTTTATTTGCTTTGCGAACTTCTATAAGAAAGGAGTATATAAAGCATGTTTATGATAGAGAATTCTCCAAAGAAAGTTGGGACACACTCGAAAGGTTGTTCACTCAGAAAAACACAACTAGATTGCAATACTTGGAGAACAAACTTGCTAGAACGACTCGAG GTTGGGTAAATCAACCTTCTATAGTTGAGTTGGAAAATTTGTTGTCAAATCTAGAAGCACTGATGAAACAAATGCTTGGCAACAACAAGAAATCTCATCCCAAG GGCAGTCCAAGGGAAAATTGCAGGGATGTTTTAGGTGCAGCAAGCTGGGAGACATCAAACCTGATTGTCGGATGA